The Micromonospora sp. WMMD961 genome has a segment encoding these proteins:
- a CDS encoding lysophospholipid acyltransferase family protein, whose translation MTAVADDLWRPSSGCDDDCLPQAGEVPTVPVARRVLRLVAAAGMVVAGVGLVLLLPVLPTRERQAAVRGWARATTRAFGVRLVIRGRLPRRRALLVANHVSWLDVLAVLAVAPTRMVAKREIRSWPVVGLLAAAAGTVFVDRARPRALPDTVGRVADALRAGRSVAVFPEGTTWCAGDGAADCRPGGGFRPATFQAAIDAGSPVVPLRLAYRCAATGSATTATAFLGADTLLRSVARVVAAREIVVSVTITAALHPARDADRRLLARAAESAVHLTPAPGARTRLRAVPTPTPAVPVPAAAGRELDLAA comes from the coding sequence GTGACCGCCGTCGCGGACGACCTGTGGCGGCCCTCCTCGGGCTGCGACGACGACTGCCTGCCACAGGCCGGCGAGGTGCCCACGGTGCCGGTCGCCCGTCGGGTCCTGCGGTTGGTAGCGGCGGCCGGCATGGTGGTGGCCGGGGTCGGTCTGGTGCTGCTGCTGCCCGTGCTGCCGACCCGGGAACGGCAGGCGGCGGTACGCGGCTGGGCCCGGGCCACCACCCGGGCCTTCGGCGTCCGGCTGGTGATCCGGGGTCGGCTGCCGCGACGGCGGGCGCTGCTGGTCGCCAACCACGTCTCGTGGTTGGACGTCCTCGCGGTGCTGGCCGTCGCGCCGACCCGGATGGTCGCGAAGCGGGAGATCCGCTCCTGGCCGGTGGTCGGCCTGTTGGCGGCGGCGGCGGGCACGGTCTTCGTGGACCGCGCCCGGCCGCGGGCGCTGCCGGACACCGTCGGCAGGGTCGCCGACGCGTTGCGCGCCGGCCGGTCGGTGGCGGTCTTCCCGGAGGGTACGACCTGGTGTGCGGGTGACGGCGCCGCCGACTGCCGCCCCGGTGGTGGTTTCCGGCCCGCGACGTTCCAGGCGGCCATCGACGCGGGCAGCCCGGTGGTGCCGCTACGGCTCGCCTACCGCTGCGCCGCCACCGGCTCCGCGACCACGGCTACCGCCTTCCTCGGCGCGGACACCCTGCTGCGGTCGGTGGCCCGGGTGGTCGCGGCGCGGGAGATCGTGGTCTCGGTGACGATCACCGCCGCGCTGCACCCCGCCCGTGACGCCGACCGGCGGTTGCTGGCCCGGGCCGCCGAGTCGGCCGTACACCTGACGCCCGCGCCGGGTGCGCGGACCCGGCTGCGTGCGGTTCCCACCCCGACCCCGGCGGTGCCGGTCCCAGCCGCCGCCGGTCGCGAGTTGGACCTGGCGGCCTGA
- a CDS encoding GNAT family N-acyltransferase: protein MAVLHAAGTPLKTSGYTLLIADDPTQVAAAQRLRHEVFATELGATLLPGQAGLDVDPFDAYCDHLIVREDSTGAVVGTYRLLPPGRTDRRYAEDEFDLTALDSLRDDLVETGRSCVHPDHRSGAVINLMWAGLTRYLHLRGSRWLGGCASVPVDDGGRTVTEVWAQAQTRHLSPPPLRVRPLRPWFAEPAAAAPVTPTEPAGRVVVPPLLRGYLRLGAWICGEPAYDSDFGCADFYVLFSLDRMNPRYLRHFLGGEQR, encoded by the coding sequence ATGGCCGTTCTGCATGCCGCTGGCACACCCCTGAAGACCAGCGGATACACCCTGCTGATCGCCGACGACCCCACCCAGGTCGCGGCCGCGCAACGCCTGCGCCACGAGGTGTTCGCCACCGAGCTCGGCGCCACCCTCCTTCCCGGCCAGGCCGGGTTGGACGTGGACCCCTTCGACGCGTACTGCGACCACCTGATCGTCCGCGAGGACAGCACCGGCGCGGTGGTCGGCACCTACCGGCTGCTGCCGCCCGGCCGTACCGACCGGCGGTACGCGGAGGACGAGTTCGACCTCACCGCGCTCGACTCCCTCCGCGACGACCTGGTGGAGACGGGCCGGTCCTGTGTGCATCCGGACCACCGCTCCGGTGCGGTGATCAACCTGATGTGGGCTGGCCTCACCCGCTACCTGCATCTGCGCGGTTCCCGCTGGCTCGGCGGCTGCGCCTCGGTGCCGGTGGACGATGGTGGGCGGACGGTCACCGAGGTCTGGGCCCAGGCGCAGACCCGGCACCTGTCGCCGCCGCCGCTGCGGGTCCGCCCGCTGCGCCCCTGGTTCGCCGAGCCGGCCGCCGCTGCGCCGGTGACCCCCACCGAGCCGGCCGGGCGCGTCGTGGTGCCGCCGCTGCTGCGGGGCTACCTCCGGCTCGGCGCGTGGATCTGCGGCGAGCCGGCGTACGACAGTGACTTCGGGTGCGCGGACTTCTACGTGCTCTTCTCGCTGGACCGGATGAACCCGCGTTACCTGCGGCACTTCCTGGGCGGGGAGCAGCGGTGA
- a CDS encoding ABC transporter ATP-binding protein, whose product MTDGQRSPTSDGQIVVSGLTKQYKNVRAVNNLSFTVAPGRVTGFLGPNGAGKTTTLRMLLNLVTPTAGTATISGSRYADLADPLRHVGAILEASSAHKGRTGINHLRVICAAAGLPKQRAAEVLELVGLTPAAKRKFKGYSLGMKQRLGIAAAMLGDPRVLILDEPANGLDPEGIRWMRGFLKNLAHEGRTVLVSSHLLSEMQLLADDVVIIAAGQLIRQGPVDQVLGSMAQGAQVRVRTPQAEALTTALKAQSATVNVDEQGVLLVSGVDAPTIGRAALAAGVELHELTTERPDLERVFLELTAGKAGIR is encoded by the coding sequence ATGACTGACGGGCAGAGAAGCCCCACCAGCGACGGTCAGATCGTGGTGTCCGGTCTGACGAAGCAGTACAAGAACGTCCGGGCGGTGAACAACCTGTCCTTCACCGTGGCGCCGGGGCGGGTGACCGGCTTCCTCGGCCCGAACGGCGCTGGTAAGACCACCACGCTGCGCATGTTGCTGAACCTGGTCACGCCGACCGCCGGCACGGCCACCATCAGCGGCAGCCGGTACGCGGACCTCGCCGACCCGTTGCGGCACGTCGGCGCGATCCTGGAGGCGTCCAGCGCGCACAAGGGCCGTACCGGCATCAACCACCTGCGGGTGATCTGCGCGGCGGCCGGGCTGCCCAAGCAGCGGGCCGCCGAGGTGCTGGAACTGGTCGGGTTGACCCCGGCGGCGAAGCGCAAGTTCAAGGGTTACTCGCTGGGCATGAAGCAGCGCCTCGGTATCGCCGCGGCGATGCTCGGCGACCCTCGGGTGCTGATCCTGGACGAGCCGGCCAACGGGCTCGACCCGGAGGGCATCCGGTGGATGCGTGGGTTCCTCAAGAACCTCGCCCACGAGGGTCGTACGGTGCTGGTCTCCAGCCACCTGCTGTCCGAGATGCAGCTGCTCGCCGACGACGTGGTGATCATCGCCGCCGGCCAGTTGATCCGGCAGGGCCCGGTCGACCAGGTGCTCGGGTCGATGGCACAGGGCGCGCAGGTCCGGGTGCGTACGCCGCAGGCCGAGGCGCTGACCACAGCACTCAAGGCGCAGTCGGCGACCGTGAACGTCGACGAGCAGGGCGTGCTGCTGGTCAGCGGGGTGGACGCGCCGACCATCGGCCGCGCCGCCCTCGCCGCCGGCGTGGAACTGCACGAACTGACCACCGAACGGCCCGACCTGGAACGGGTCTTCCTGGAGCTGACGGCCGGAAAGGCGGGCATCCGATGA
- a CDS encoding ABC transporter permease subunit — MNLVRSELLKIRTTNTWWIFALISLPLWALTLLINWLQADTLTNGNLGEVPADQADTLAAAASADALASNLFTTGQFFGLLIVMLLGIIVVTSEFFHQTVTTTFLTNPHRTAVMSAKLVAAGVLALLFWLVTTAFNLVAGSAVLNAIGLDSQLGNDAAWRAIGLNLLAYLLWAVFGVGIGVLLRSQIGATVTGILLYLGGSIGAIFVIAILADRWGDWINNLQLLVPSLASSLMVTGTDIPGNPPRWAGAAVLIGYAVVTGVIGTLLMRRRDIS; from the coding sequence ATGAACCTCGTCCGATCCGAGTTGCTCAAGATCCGCACCACCAACACCTGGTGGATCTTCGCGCTCATCTCGCTGCCGCTCTGGGCTCTCACCCTGCTGATCAACTGGTTGCAGGCCGACACCCTGACCAACGGCAACCTCGGCGAGGTGCCGGCCGACCAGGCCGACACCCTGGCGGCGGCGGCCAGCGCGGACGCGCTCGCCTCGAACCTGTTCACCACCGGGCAGTTCTTCGGCCTGCTGATCGTGATGCTGCTCGGCATCATCGTGGTGACCAGCGAGTTCTTCCACCAGACGGTCACCACCACGTTCCTCACCAACCCGCACCGCACCGCCGTGATGAGCGCCAAGCTGGTCGCGGCGGGCGTGCTGGCGCTGCTGTTCTGGCTGGTGACCACCGCGTTCAACCTGGTCGCCGGCTCGGCGGTGCTGAACGCCATCGGGCTGGACTCGCAACTGGGCAACGACGCGGCCTGGCGGGCGATCGGATTGAACCTGCTCGCGTACCTGCTCTGGGCGGTGTTCGGAGTCGGCATCGGAGTGCTGCTGCGCAGCCAGATCGGTGCCACAGTGACCGGCATCCTGCTCTACCTGGGCGGCTCGATCGGCGCCATCTTCGTGATCGCCATCCTGGCCGACCGGTGGGGTGACTGGATCAACAACCTCCAGTTGCTGGTGCCGTCGCTGGCCTCGTCGCTGATGGTCACCGGGACGGACATCCCGGGCAACCCGCCGCGCTGGGCCGGTGCCGCCGTCCTGATCGGGTACGCGGTGGTGACCGGCGTGATCGGCACCCTGCTGATGCGCCGACGCGACATCTCCTGA
- a CDS encoding multifunctional oxoglutarate decarboxylase/oxoglutarate dehydrogenase thiamine pyrophosphate-binding subunit/dihydrolipoyllysine-residue succinyltransferase subunit: MSTQQTSQENPLAGFGPNEWIVEEMYQRYLADPTSVDSAWHDFFADYRPAPGAATPRATESSEKPAAPEPDGQPEAAAKVSQPSATAKPASAPAAAKPAAAPSAPAKPTAPAAAKAAPEKAAPAKPAAKAAAPTADGPQTTPLRGVAAKIVQNMDASLSVPTATSVRAVPAKLLVDNRIVINNHLARGRGGKVSFTHLVGYAMVRALVAHPEMNNSFAEANGKPAVVRPAHVNLGIAIDLAKPDGSRNLVVPSIKGCEQMDFRQFWQAYEDVVRRARRNELTMEDYSGTTISLTNPGGIGTVHSMPRLMQGQSAIIGVGAMEYPAPYQGMSEATLAELAVSKIITLTSTYDHRIIQGAQSGEFLKVMHELILGEHGFYDQIFTALRIPYEPVRWMRDVAVSSEGQINKTARVHELIHAYRVRGHLMADTDPLEFKIRKHPDLDVLQHGLTLWDLDREFPVNGFAGRQRMKLREILGVLRDSYCRRVGIEYMHIQDPEERRWVQERIERKYEKPSADEQKHVLNRLNAAEAFETFLQTKYVGQKRFSLEGGESLIPLLGEVLESSAENGLDEVVIGMAHRGRLNVLANIVGKPYEKIFSEFEGHLDPRSTQGSGDVKYHLGQNGKFTTPDGEHAVKVSVVANPSHLEAVDPVLEGIVRAKQDRIDLKLEGYTVLPLAVHGDAAFAGQGVVAETLNLSQLRGYRTGGTVHVVVNNQVGFTTAPEYSRSSLYSTDVARMIQAPIFHVNGDDPEAVVRVARLAFEYRQTFNKDVVIDMVCYRRRGHNEGDDPSMSNPQMYKIIDSKRSVRKLYTEELIGRGDITVEDAEELLRDYQAQLEKVFKATRDAASAPRQLNRPRREEEPEPQVDTATDASVVKAIGEAHINLPEGFTPHKRIQQLLDRRAKMSTEGNIDWGYGEIIAFGALLHDGVTVRLAGQDSRRGTFVQRHASVVDSRTGDDYLPLKSLTGDGERSRFFVHDSLLSEYAAMGFEYGYSVENINALVAWEAQFGDFVNGAQSVIDEFISSGEVKWGQRSAVTLLLPHGHEGQGPDHTSGRPERFLQMCAEDNMRVAIPTTPANYFHLLRRQALSPKRKPLVVFTPKSLLRHKLCVSSVEDFTTGTFQPVLRDTAAPAPEAVKRVLLCSGKVYYDLFQARQERGVTDTAILRIEQLYPLPVEEIRAALAQYPNAEDFAWVQEEPANQGAWSFVALNLLEHLTDVRLRRISRPAAAAPAVGSAKTHEVEQNALIEAALPRP; this comes from the coding sequence GTGTCGACCCAGCAGACTTCGCAGGAGAACCCACTAGCGGGTTTCGGCCCGAATGAGTGGATCGTCGAGGAGATGTACCAGCGGTACCTCGCCGACCCAACGAGCGTCGATTCGGCCTGGCACGACTTCTTCGCCGACTACCGACCGGCGCCCGGAGCGGCCACCCCGCGTGCAACCGAATCGTCGGAGAAGCCCGCCGCTCCCGAGCCGGACGGCCAGCCGGAGGCGGCCGCGAAGGTCAGCCAGCCGAGCGCCACGGCGAAGCCGGCGAGCGCCCCGGCCGCCGCGAAGCCGGCCGCCGCCCCGTCGGCACCGGCCAAGCCCACCGCTCCGGCCGCGGCCAAGGCCGCACCGGAGAAGGCCGCGCCGGCCAAGCCGGCCGCCAAGGCCGCCGCACCGACCGCTGACGGTCCGCAGACCACGCCGCTGCGTGGCGTCGCCGCGAAGATCGTCCAGAACATGGACGCCTCGCTGAGCGTGCCCACCGCGACCAGCGTCCGCGCGGTCCCGGCCAAGCTGCTGGTCGACAACCGCATCGTGATCAACAACCACCTCGCCCGGGGGCGCGGTGGCAAGGTCAGCTTCACCCACCTGGTCGGCTACGCGATGGTCCGGGCGCTGGTGGCGCACCCGGAGATGAACAACTCCTTCGCCGAGGCCAACGGCAAGCCGGCGGTGGTCCGCCCGGCGCACGTCAACCTCGGCATCGCGATCGACCTGGCCAAGCCGGACGGCAGCCGCAACCTGGTGGTCCCCTCCATCAAGGGCTGCGAGCAGATGGACTTCCGGCAGTTCTGGCAGGCGTACGAGGACGTGGTCCGGCGGGCGCGGCGCAACGAGCTGACCATGGAGGACTACTCCGGCACCACGATCTCGCTGACCAACCCGGGCGGCATCGGCACCGTGCACTCGATGCCGCGGCTGATGCAGGGGCAGAGCGCGATCATCGGCGTCGGCGCGATGGAATACCCGGCCCCCTACCAGGGCATGTCCGAGGCCACCCTGGCCGAGCTGGCCGTCAGCAAGATCATCACACTGACCAGCACGTACGACCACCGGATCATCCAGGGCGCGCAGTCCGGCGAGTTCCTCAAGGTGATGCACGAGCTGATCCTGGGCGAGCACGGCTTCTACGACCAGATCTTCACCGCGCTGCGCATCCCGTACGAGCCGGTGCGCTGGATGCGCGACGTGGCGGTCAGCTCCGAGGGTCAGATCAACAAGACCGCCCGGGTGCACGAGCTGATCCACGCGTACCGGGTGCGCGGTCACCTGATGGCCGACACCGACCCACTCGAGTTCAAGATCCGCAAGCACCCCGACCTGGACGTCCTCCAGCACGGGCTGACCCTGTGGGACCTGGACCGGGAGTTCCCGGTCAACGGCTTCGCCGGCCGGCAGCGGATGAAGCTGCGCGAGATCCTCGGGGTGCTGCGCGACTCGTACTGCCGCCGGGTCGGCATCGAGTACATGCACATCCAGGACCCGGAGGAGCGGCGCTGGGTCCAGGAGCGCATCGAGCGCAAGTACGAGAAGCCGTCGGCCGACGAGCAGAAGCACGTGCTCAACCGGCTCAACGCCGCCGAGGCGTTCGAGACCTTCCTGCAGACCAAGTACGTCGGCCAGAAGCGCTTCTCGCTGGAGGGTGGCGAGTCGCTGATCCCGCTGCTCGGTGAGGTCCTGGAGTCCTCCGCCGAAAACGGCCTGGACGAGGTCGTCATCGGCATGGCCCACCGGGGCCGGCTCAACGTGCTGGCCAACATCGTCGGCAAGCCGTACGAGAAGATCTTCTCGGAGTTCGAGGGCCACCTGGACCCGCGCTCGACGCAGGGCTCCGGTGACGTGAAGTACCACCTGGGTCAGAACGGCAAGTTCACCACCCCCGACGGCGAGCACGCGGTCAAGGTGTCGGTGGTGGCCAACCCGTCGCACCTGGAGGCCGTCGACCCGGTGCTGGAGGGCATCGTCCGGGCCAAGCAGGACCGGATCGACCTCAAGCTGGAGGGCTACACCGTGCTGCCGCTGGCGGTGCACGGCGACGCCGCGTTCGCCGGGCAGGGTGTGGTCGCCGAGACGCTCAACCTGTCGCAGCTGCGCGGTTACCGCACCGGCGGCACCGTGCACGTGGTGGTCAACAACCAGGTCGGCTTCACCACCGCCCCGGAATACAGCCGGTCCAGCCTCTACAGCACCGACGTGGCCCGGATGATCCAGGCGCCGATCTTCCACGTCAACGGCGACGACCCCGAGGCAGTGGTCCGGGTGGCCCGACTGGCGTTCGAATACCGGCAGACGTTCAACAAGGACGTCGTGATCGACATGGTCTGCTACCGGCGGCGCGGTCACAACGAGGGCGACGACCCGTCGATGTCCAACCCGCAGATGTACAAGATCATTGACTCGAAGCGCTCGGTCCGCAAGCTCTACACCGAGGAGCTGATCGGTCGCGGCGACATCACCGTGGAAGACGCGGAAGAGCTGCTGCGTGACTACCAGGCGCAGCTGGAGAAGGTCTTCAAGGCCACCCGGGACGCCGCCTCGGCGCCGCGCCAGCTCAACCGGCCGCGCCGCGAGGAGGAGCCGGAGCCGCAGGTCGACACCGCCACCGACGCCTCCGTGGTGAAGGCCATCGGCGAGGCGCACATCAACCTGCCCGAGGGCTTCACCCCGCACAAGCGGATCCAGCAGTTGCTCGACCGGCGGGCCAAGATGTCCACCGAGGGCAACATCGACTGGGGCTACGGCGAGATCATCGCGTTCGGGGCGCTGCTGCACGACGGGGTCACCGTCCGGCTCGCCGGTCAGGACTCGCGCCGAGGCACGTTCGTCCAACGGCACGCCTCGGTGGTCGACTCCCGCACCGGCGACGACTACCTGCCGCTCAAGTCGCTCACCGGCGACGGCGAGCGCTCCCGGTTCTTCGTGCACGACTCGCTGCTCAGCGAGTACGCGGCGATGGGCTTCGAGTACGGCTACTCGGTGGAGAACATCAACGCCCTCGTCGCCTGGGAGGCCCAGTTCGGCGACTTCGTCAACGGCGCCCAGTCGGTGATCGACGAGTTCATCTCCTCCGGTGAGGTGAAGTGGGGCCAGCGTTCCGCTGTCACCCTGCTGCTGCCGCACGGCCACGAGGGCCAGGGCCCGGACCACACCTCCGGCCGCCCGGAGCGGTTCCTGCAGATGTGCGCCGAGGACAACATGCGGGTGGCCATCCCGACGACCCCGGCGAACTACTTCCACCTGCTGCGCCGCCAGGCCCTGTCGCCCAAGCGCAAGCCGCTGGTGGTGTTCACGCCGAAGTCACTGCTGCGGCACAAGCTCTGCGTCTCCTCGGTGGAGGACTTCACCACCGGCACCTTCCAGCCGGTGCTGCGCGACACGGCAGCTCCGGCGCCGGAAGCGGTGAAGCGGGTGCTGCTCTGCTCGGGCAAGGTCTACTACGACCTGTTCCAGGCCCGGCAGGAGCGCGGCGTCACCGACACGGCGATCCTCCGGATCGAGCAGCTGTACCCGCTGCCGGTGGAGGAGATCCGGGCTGCCCTGGCGCAGTACCCGAACGCGGAGGACTTCGCCTGGGTGCAGGAGGAGCCGGCCAACCAGGGTGCCTGGTCGTTCGTCGCGCTCAACCTGCTGGAGCACCTGACCGACGTGCGGCTGCGGCGGATCTCCCGCCCGGCGGCGGCCGCCCCGGCGGTCGGCTCGGCCAAGACCCACGAGGTCGAGCAGAATGCGCTGATCGAGGCGGCTCTCCCCCGCCCGTGA
- a CDS encoding DUF6104 family protein: protein MYFTDRGIEELVERRGDEQVTLEWLGERLRDFVDLNPDFETPIERLATYLARLDDPDDDDA, encoded by the coding sequence GTGTACTTCACCGACCGTGGCATCGAGGAACTGGTCGAGCGCCGGGGCGACGAGCAGGTGACCCTGGAGTGGCTGGGCGAGCGCCTACGCGACTTCGTCGACCTCAACCCCGACTTCGAAACCCCCATCGAACGTCTGGCCACCTACCTGGCGCGCCTGGACGACCCCGACGACGACGACGCCTAA
- the pta gene encoding phosphate acetyltransferase, translating to MARSVYLTSVGSGGGKSTIALGLAELLSRQVGRIGVFRPLVASSGADPILALLSERYRVEVPLAELAGATYAEAAALVADGRREELISAVVERYRAVERQCPAVVVVGSDFDDPGDPAHPRELAFNARLATEFGSVVVPVVDGYEQEPAAVAAAMRGAYHDLADLGATVLAVIANRVTEPMTLPDLPVPAYAIPEVPSVSAPTVAEVAAALGATLLAGDDAALGRDVLDFVVGAAHVPTLLGHLTEGALVITPGDRADLLVAASAAHVAGQVSVAGLVLTLGEQPDPRVMRLVEGLNTGLAVLSVGSDSYDTVAASSRIEGRPSAANPRKVEAALGAFERCVDTDDLARRLRVSRSARVTPLMFENELIDRARSKPRHLVLPEGTEDRILRAAEILLRRGVAELTLLGRPDDIARRTRELGIDLGDAHVVDPVTSGWRDDFAIEYARLRAHRGVTAELAHDIVAQPNYFGTLMVATGRADGMVSGATHTTAATIRPAFEIIRTVPEVSVASSVFFMLLRDRVLVYGDCAVNRDPDAAQLADIAISSADTAARFGIEPRVAMLSYSTGSSGAGEDVEKVAKATALVRERRPDLLVEGPIQYDAAIDPAVAATKLPGSPVAGHATVFIFPDLNTGNNTYKAVQRSAGAVAVGPVMQGLRRPVNDLSRGAGVPDIVNTVAITAIQAASEEAS from the coding sequence GTGGCCCGAAGTGTGTACCTGACGAGCGTGGGGTCCGGCGGGGGCAAGTCGACTATCGCCCTCGGGTTGGCGGAGTTGCTGTCCCGCCAGGTGGGGCGGATCGGCGTCTTTCGGCCGCTGGTGGCCTCCAGCGGTGCGGACCCGATCCTTGCCCTGCTCAGCGAGCGGTACCGGGTCGAGGTGCCGCTCGCCGAACTGGCCGGGGCCACGTACGCCGAGGCGGCCGCGCTGGTCGCCGACGGCCGGCGGGAGGAGCTGATCTCCGCCGTCGTCGAGCGGTACCGGGCGGTGGAGCGGCAGTGCCCGGCGGTCGTCGTGGTGGGCAGCGACTTCGACGACCCGGGCGACCCCGCCCACCCCCGGGAGCTGGCCTTCAACGCCCGGCTGGCCACCGAGTTCGGCAGTGTCGTGGTGCCGGTGGTGGACGGCTACGAGCAGGAGCCGGCGGCCGTCGCGGCGGCCATGCGAGGGGCGTACCACGATCTGGCCGACCTGGGCGCGACGGTGCTCGCGGTCATCGCCAACCGGGTGACCGAGCCGATGACGCTGCCCGACCTGCCGGTGCCCGCGTACGCCATCCCAGAGGTACCGAGCGTGTCGGCGCCGACGGTGGCCGAGGTGGCGGCGGCGCTGGGCGCCACCCTGCTGGCCGGAGACGACGCCGCCCTCGGCCGGGACGTGCTGGACTTCGTGGTCGGTGCCGCGCACGTACCGACCCTGCTGGGCCACCTCACCGAAGGCGCCCTGGTGATCACCCCCGGCGATCGGGCCGACCTGCTCGTCGCCGCGAGCGCCGCCCACGTGGCCGGGCAGGTGTCGGTGGCCGGGCTGGTGCTCACCCTCGGCGAGCAGCCCGACCCCCGAGTCATGCGGCTGGTCGAGGGCCTGAACACCGGGTTGGCGGTGCTCTCCGTGGGCAGCGACAGCTACGACACGGTGGCCGCGTCCAGCCGGATCGAGGGTCGACCCAGCGCGGCCAACCCGCGCAAGGTGGAGGCGGCGCTGGGCGCGTTCGAGCGATGTGTGGACACCGACGACCTGGCCCGCCGGTTGCGGGTCAGCCGCTCGGCGCGGGTCACCCCGCTGATGTTCGAGAACGAGCTGATCGACCGGGCCCGCTCGAAGCCCCGGCACCTGGTGCTGCCGGAGGGCACCGAGGACCGGATCCTGCGCGCGGCGGAGATCCTGCTGCGGCGTGGAGTGGCCGAGCTGACCCTGCTCGGACGGCCGGACGACATCGCCCGGCGGACCCGCGAGCTGGGCATCGACCTCGGCGACGCGCACGTGGTCGACCCCGTCACCAGCGGCTGGCGGGACGACTTCGCGATCGAGTACGCGCGGCTGCGCGCCCACCGGGGCGTGACCGCCGAGTTGGCGCACGACATCGTGGCGCAACCCAACTACTTCGGCACCCTGATGGTGGCGACCGGGCGAGCCGACGGAATGGTCTCCGGTGCCACGCACACCACCGCCGCGACCATCCGACCGGCGTTCGAGATCATCCGTACCGTGCCGGAGGTCTCGGTGGCCTCCAGCGTCTTCTTCATGCTGCTCCGCGACCGGGTGCTGGTCTACGGCGACTGCGCCGTCAACCGCGACCCGGACGCCGCGCAGCTCGCCGACATCGCGATCTCGTCGGCCGACACCGCAGCCCGGTTCGGCATCGAACCCCGGGTCGCCATGCTGTCGTACTCCACCGGCAGCTCCGGCGCCGGCGAGGACGTGGAGAAGGTCGCCAAGGCCACCGCGCTGGTCCGGGAACGCCGACCCGACCTGCTGGTCGAGGGGCCGATCCAGTACGACGCGGCGATCGACCCGGCGGTGGCGGCGACGAAGCTGCCGGGCAGCCCGGTCGCCGGACACGCCACGGTCTTCATCTTCCCGGACCTGAACACCGGCAACAACACCTACAAGGCCGTGCAACGCTCCGCCGGGGCGGTCGCCGTCGGCCCGGTGATGCAGGGCCTACGGCGGCCGGTGAACGACCTGTCCCGCGGCGCGGGAGTGCCGGACATCGTCAACACGGTGGCCATCACGGCCATCCAGGCGGCCAGCGAGGAGGCGTCGTGA
- a CDS encoding acetate kinase — translation MSRVLVLNCGSSSVKWRRYDGDRALDHGTVERIGEPGGGPPDHATAVRQILDGLDLSGLVAVGHRVVHGGRTFSAPVLVDDAVLAAIKDLVPLAPLHNPANLAGIEVARAALPHVPQVAVFDTAFHHTLPEAAATYAIDRDTAERYAIRRYGFHGTSHAYVSRRTAELLGRPYDQLNIITLHLGNGASACAVRNGRSVATSMGMSPLQGLVMGTRSGDLDPTVIFHLRREGGMSVDDIDDLLNHRSGLLGLTGANDMREVLHRRTAGDQAASLAFDVYCRRITGYVGAYYALLGHVDAITFTAGVGEHAAPVRAAALAGLARLGISVDDARNDGQGDRVISPDDAEVSVCVIRTDEEREIARQTRDVVEGS, via the coding sequence GTGAGTCGAGTGCTCGTGCTCAACTGCGGGTCGTCGTCGGTCAAGTGGCGTCGCTACGACGGGGACCGGGCGCTGGACCACGGCACCGTCGAGCGGATCGGTGAACCCGGTGGCGGCCCGCCGGACCACGCCACCGCCGTCCGGCAGATCCTCGACGGGCTGGACCTGAGCGGGCTGGTCGCGGTCGGGCACCGGGTGGTGCACGGCGGCCGGACGTTCAGCGCACCGGTGCTGGTCGACGACGCGGTGCTGGCCGCGATCAAGGACCTGGTGCCGCTCGCCCCGCTGCACAACCCGGCGAACCTGGCCGGCATCGAGGTGGCCCGGGCGGCGCTGCCGCACGTCCCGCAGGTCGCCGTCTTCGACACCGCGTTCCACCACACCCTGCCGGAGGCCGCCGCGACGTACGCGATCGACCGGGACACCGCCGAGCGGTACGCCATCCGCCGGTACGGCTTCCACGGCACCTCGCACGCGTACGTGTCCCGCCGCACCGCCGAGCTGCTGGGCCGCCCGTACGACCAGCTCAACATCATCACCCTGCACCTGGGTAACGGGGCCAGCGCCTGCGCGGTGCGCAACGGACGCAGCGTCGCCACCTCGATGGGCATGTCGCCGTTGCAGGGGCTGGTGATGGGCACCCGCAGCGGCGACCTCGACCCCACTGTCATCTTCCACCTGCGCCGGGAGGGCGGGATGTCGGTCGACGACATCGACGACCTGCTCAACCACCGCAGCGGCCTACTCGGGTTGACCGGCGCCAACGACATGCGCGAGGTGCTGCACCGCCGGACGGCCGGTGACCAGGCGGCATCGTTGGCCTTCGACGTGTACTGCCGGCGCATCACCGGCTACGTCGGGGCGTACTACGCGCTGCTCGGCCACGTCGACGCGATCACCTTCACCGCCGGGGTCGGCGAACACGCCGCACCCGTGCGGGCCGCCGCGCTGGCCGGCCTGGCACGCCTCGGCATCAGCGTCGACGACGCCCGCAACGACGGCCAAGGCGACCGGGTGATCTCCCCCGACGACGCCGAGGTGAGCGTGTGCGTCATCCGCACCGACGAGGAGCGGGAGATCGCCCGGCAGACCCGGGACGTGGTGGAGGGCAGCTGA